A window of Streptomyces gilvosporeus contains these coding sequences:
- a CDS encoding LysR family transcriptional regulator yields the protein MIEARRLHILRAVADHRTVTAAAAALYLTPSAVSQQLAALEQETGHRLVERSARGVTLTAAGEILLGHANAVLAQLERAESELAAYGSGDAGVVTVAAFATGISLVVAPAITTLAARAPGIRVRVQDAEGDASLVMVLDRQVDVAVAVEYRGAPRADDPRLTRVPLYAEPFDAVLPVGHRLADAAQVAVADLAADPWIGPYTGNPCHDVVVLACEYAGFEPRLEHFSDDFRAVVSLASAAAGVALVPRSALADMDLTGVVVRPVDGVAPTRRVFAAVRRGAEEHPLLRPVLAALREAAAPQG from the coding sequence ATGATCGAAGCACGGCGGCTGCACATCCTGCGCGCGGTGGCCGACCACCGTACGGTCACCGCCGCGGCCGCCGCGCTCTACCTCACCCCCTCCGCGGTCTCCCAGCAGCTGGCCGCCCTGGAGCAGGAGACCGGCCACCGCCTGGTCGAACGCAGCGCCCGCGGGGTGACGCTCACCGCCGCCGGCGAGATCCTGCTCGGCCACGCCAACGCCGTCCTGGCCCAGCTGGAACGCGCCGAGTCGGAGCTGGCCGCGTACGGCTCCGGCGACGCGGGCGTGGTGACCGTCGCGGCCTTCGCCACCGGCATCTCGCTGGTCGTCGCGCCCGCGATCACCACGCTCGCCGCCCGCGCGCCCGGCATCCGGGTCCGCGTCCAGGACGCCGAGGGGGACGCCAGCCTGGTGATGGTCCTCGACCGGCAGGTCGATGTGGCGGTCGCCGTCGAATACCGGGGCGCGCCGCGCGCCGACGATCCCCGGCTGACCCGCGTCCCGCTGTACGCCGAGCCGTTCGACGCCGTCCTGCCCGTCGGCCACCGTCTCGCGGACGCCGCACAGGTGGCGGTGGCGGATCTCGCGGCCGACCCGTGGATCGGCCCCTACACCGGCAACCCCTGCCATGACGTCGTCGTCCTGGCCTGCGAATACGCCGGATTCGAGCCGCGGCTGGAGCATTTCTCGGACGACTTCCGCGCGGTGGTCTCGCTGGCCTCGGCCGCGGCGGGGGTCGCCCTCGTACCGCGCTCGGCGCTCGCGGACATGGACCTGACGGGGGTGGTGGTCCGGCCCGTCGACGGCGTCGCTCCCACCCGGCGGGTCTTCGCCGCGGTACGCCGCGGGGCCGAGGAACACCCCCTGCTGCGGCCGGTGCTGGCGGCCCTCCGGGAGGCGGCGGCACCCCAGGGGTGA
- a CDS encoding HlyD family efflux transporter periplasmic adaptor subunit, protein MQFRQQALSKLQSPEDIDLPVRFARPQGWLVLIVTLAVVIGAAVWAVNGTVSSTLDAPGILTHGQGSYILQSPVAGQVTAVLAEEGKPVAANAPVLKVRTQRGTSAVVRAIAAGRVTGMVATIGSVVTTGADVASVERIARPDDPLTATLYVPAESAASVPVGASVDLTVQSVPSQQYGVLRGHVQAVGRSTETRQRIGTYLGSSQLGEQFSQHGPPVAVLVKLDRSAHTRSGYAWSTSDGPPFAVDSMTMAGGAVHLAEQHPIDWLLP, encoded by the coding sequence GTGCAGTTTCGTCAACAGGCCCTTTCCAAACTGCAGTCACCGGAGGACATCGATCTTCCGGTGCGCTTCGCCCGCCCCCAGGGCTGGCTCGTACTGATCGTCACCCTCGCCGTGGTGATCGGCGCCGCCGTCTGGGCGGTGAACGGCACCGTCTCCTCCACCCTCGACGCGCCGGGCATCCTCACCCACGGCCAGGGCAGCTACATCCTCCAGAGCCCCGTCGCGGGACAGGTCACCGCCGTACTCGCCGAAGAGGGCAAGCCGGTCGCCGCCAACGCCCCCGTCCTCAAGGTCCGTACGCAGCGCGGCACCTCCGCCGTCGTCCGCGCGATCGCGGCCGGCCGGGTGACCGGCATGGTCGCCACCATCGGCTCGGTCGTCACCACCGGCGCGGACGTGGCCTCCGTCGAACGGATCGCCCGGCCCGACGACCCGCTGACCGCGACGCTCTACGTCCCGGCCGAGAGCGCCGCGTCGGTCCCGGTGGGCGCCTCGGTCGACCTCACCGTCCAGTCCGTCCCGAGCCAGCAGTACGGCGTGCTGCGCGGCCATGTGCAGGCGGTCGGCCGCAGCACCGAGACCCGCCAGCGCATCGGCACCTACCTGGGCAGCAGCCAGCTCGGCGAGCAGTTCTCCCAGCACGGCCCGCCCGTCGCCGTCCTGGTGAAGCTCGACCGCTCGGCGCACACCCGGTCCGGCTACGCCTGGTCCACCTCCGACGGCCCGCCCTTCGCCGTCGACTCCATGACCATGGCCGGCGGCGCCGTCCACCTGGCCGAGCAGCATCCGATCGATTGGCTGCTTCCGTGA
- a CDS encoding PHP domain-containing protein — translation MDPVEALERIAFLLERQGAVTYRVQAFRTASAVIGGLPADELRRRAANGSLARLKGLGPKTTRVVTEALSGDIPDYLARLEEEAGGPLVDGDRGLRLRRALRGDCHLHSDWSDGGSPVAAMARAARDLGHEWCALTDHSPRLTVARGLSAERLREQLALVAEVNARLAPFRLLTGIECDILDDGALDQEPELLAQLDVVVASVHSKLRMEPRPMTRRLLAAVANPLVDVLGHCTGRQITGRERPESRFDAAEVFAACAAHHTAVEINCRPDRLDPPRRLLRQALETGTLFAIDSDAHAPGQLDWQIYGCARAEECGVPPERVISTWSAGELREWTTAGRVPESQDRGDEPPGGTSAPPLLRP, via the coding sequence ATGGATCCGGTCGAGGCGCTGGAGCGGATCGCCTTTCTGCTGGAGCGGCAGGGCGCGGTGACCTACCGCGTCCAGGCGTTCCGCACGGCCTCCGCGGTGATCGGTGGCCTCCCCGCCGACGAACTGCGGCGGCGCGCGGCGAACGGTTCGCTGGCGCGGCTCAAGGGACTGGGGCCCAAGACGACCCGGGTCGTGACGGAGGCACTGTCGGGCGACATACCGGACTATCTGGCGCGGCTGGAGGAGGAGGCGGGCGGGCCGCTGGTCGACGGGGACCGGGGGCTGCGGCTGCGGCGGGCGCTGCGCGGCGACTGCCATCTGCACTCGGACTGGTCGGACGGCGGCAGCCCCGTGGCGGCGATGGCCCGCGCGGCCCGCGATCTCGGCCATGAATGGTGTGCGCTGACCGACCACTCCCCCCGTCTCACCGTCGCCCGCGGGCTGAGTGCCGAGCGGCTGCGGGAGCAGCTGGCGCTGGTGGCGGAGGTCAACGCCCGCCTGGCCCCGTTCCGGCTGCTCACCGGCATCGAGTGCGACATCCTCGACGACGGCGCGCTGGACCAGGAGCCGGAGCTGCTGGCGCAGCTCGATGTGGTGGTGGCGTCGGTTCACTCCAAGCTCCGGATGGAGCCCCGCCCGATGACCCGCCGTCTGCTGGCCGCGGTGGCCAACCCCCTGGTCGACGTCCTGGGCCACTGCACCGGCCGCCAGATCACCGGCAGAGAGCGCCCCGAGTCCCGCTTCGACGCCGCCGAGGTCTTCGCCGCCTGCGCCGCCCACCACACGGCCGTGGAGATCAACTGCCGCCCCGACCGCCTCGACCCGCCCCGCCGCCTGCTCCGCCAGGCCCTGGAGACCGGCACGCTCTTCGCGATCGACAGCGACGCCCACGCCCCGGGCCAGCTGGACTGGCAGATCTACGGCTGCGCCCGCGCGGAGGAGTGCGGCGTACCGCCGGAGCGGGTCATCTCCACATGGTCGGCAGGGGAGTTGAGGGAGTGGACTACGGCGGGGCGGGTGCCGGAGAGCCAGGACCGGGGCGACGAACCGCCGGGCGGCACGTCCGCGCCGCCTCTCCTCCGGCCGTAA
- a CDS encoding glycine C-acetyltransferase → MFDSVRDELRTTLDEIRDAGLHKPERVIGTPQSATVAVTAGGNPGEVLNFCANNYLGLADHPEVVAAAHEALDRWGYGMASVRFICGTQEVHKELERRISGFLGQEDTILYSSCFDANGGVFETLLGPEDAVISDALNHASIIDGIRLSKARRFRYANRDMADLERQLKEAAEGGAGRTLIVTDGVFSMDGYLAPLREICDLADRYGAMVMVDDSHAVGFVGPGGRGTPELHGVMDRVDIITGTLGKALGGASGGYVAARAEIVALLRQRSRPYLFSNSLAPVIAAASLKVLDLLESAGDLRERLNANTALFRSRMTAEGFDILPGEHAIAPVMIGDAAEAARMAELLLERGVYVIGFSYPVVPQGQARIRVQLSAAHSTDDVNRAVDAFVAARAVLGN, encoded by the coding sequence ATGTTCGACTCCGTACGCGACGAACTGCGCACCACCCTCGACGAGATCAGGGACGCCGGACTGCACAAGCCCGAGCGCGTCATCGGCACCCCGCAGTCCGCCACCGTCGCGGTCACCGCCGGCGGAAACCCCGGCGAGGTCCTCAACTTCTGCGCCAACAACTACCTCGGCCTCGCCGACCACCCCGAGGTCGTCGCGGCCGCCCACGAGGCCCTCGACCGCTGGGGCTACGGCATGGCCTCGGTCCGCTTCATCTGCGGCACCCAGGAGGTCCACAAGGAGCTGGAACGGCGGATCTCCGGCTTCCTCGGCCAGGAGGACACCATCCTCTACTCCTCCTGCTTCGACGCCAACGGCGGTGTCTTCGAGACCCTGCTCGGCCCCGAGGACGCGGTGATCTCCGACGCCCTCAACCACGCCTCCATCATCGACGGCATCCGGCTCTCCAAGGCCCGCCGCTTCCGCTACGCCAACCGCGATATGGCCGACCTGGAACGGCAGTTGAAGGAGGCGGCCGAGGGCGGCGCGGGCCGTACGCTCATCGTCACCGACGGCGTGTTCTCCATGGACGGCTATCTCGCACCGCTGCGCGAGATCTGCGATCTGGCCGACCGCTACGGCGCCATGGTGATGGTCGACGACTCGCACGCCGTCGGCTTCGTCGGCCCCGGCGGCCGCGGCACCCCCGAACTCCACGGCGTGATGGACCGCGTCGACATCATCACCGGCACCCTCGGCAAGGCCCTCGGCGGCGCCTCCGGCGGCTATGTCGCCGCCCGCGCCGAAATCGTCGCCCTGCTGCGCCAGCGCTCGCGCCCGTACCTCTTCTCCAACTCGCTCGCGCCGGTGATCGCCGCCGCCTCCCTCAAGGTGCTCGACCTGCTGGAGTCGGCCGGTGACCTGCGCGAACGCCTGAACGCCAACACCGCACTGTTCCGCTCCCGGATGACCGCGGAAGGCTTCGACATCCTGCCCGGCGAGCACGCCATCGCCCCCGTCATGATCGGCGACGCGGCCGAGGCGGCCCGGATGGCGGAGCTGCTGCTGGAGCGCGGCGTCTATGTGATCGGCTTCTCCTACCCGGTCGTCCCCCAGGGCCAGGCACGCATCCGCGTCCAGCTGTCGGCGGCGCACTCCACCGACGACGTCAACCGGGCCGTGGACGCCTTCGTCGCGGCCCGTGCCGTTCTGGGGAACTGA
- the hemC gene encoding hydroxymethylbilane synthase yields MSAPEPLRSPELIRIVSRDSPMALAQVERVRAELRALHPAIATEVVPVKTTGDRWMGALSQVEGKGAFTKEVDAALLAGEADLAVHCVKDIPGDRPLPAGTVFAAFLKRDDVRDALIHPGGLTLDELPAGTRIGTSSVRRIAQLAASHPQLTCVPMRGNANRRMAKLAAGEADALLLAVSGLERIGRTDVITQILSTDEMCPPIGAGVLALQCREDDTATIDAVSGLGDPAAFRETTAERMLLHVLQGHCNSPIAGLATTDRCGELSLRACVFTPDGKTVLNAHEWAGPLTPETLGTSVAVALLRQGARELIDGIAH; encoded by the coding sequence ATGTCCGCCCCAGAGCCGCTCCGTTCCCCCGAGCTGATCCGCATCGTCTCCCGTGACTCGCCCATGGCCCTGGCCCAGGTGGAGCGGGTCCGCGCCGAGTTGCGTGCGCTGCACCCCGCCATCGCCACCGAGGTCGTCCCGGTCAAGACCACCGGCGACCGGTGGATGGGCGCCCTCTCGCAGGTCGAGGGGAAGGGCGCGTTCACCAAGGAGGTCGACGCCGCCCTCCTGGCCGGCGAGGCGGACCTGGCCGTGCACTGCGTCAAGGACATCCCCGGTGACCGGCCGTTGCCCGCCGGCACGGTCTTCGCGGCCTTCCTCAAGCGCGACGACGTCCGCGACGCGCTGATCCACCCCGGCGGACTCACCCTCGACGAACTTCCCGCCGGGACCCGCATCGGCACCTCCTCGGTACGGCGCATCGCCCAGCTCGCCGCCTCCCATCCGCAGCTGACCTGCGTCCCGATGCGCGGCAACGCCAACCGCCGGATGGCGAAGCTGGCCGCGGGCGAGGCCGACGCGCTGCTGCTGGCGGTCTCCGGGCTGGAGCGCATCGGCCGTACGGACGTGATCACTCAGATCCTGTCCACCGACGAGATGTGCCCGCCGATCGGCGCGGGCGTTCTGGCCCTCCAGTGCCGCGAGGACGACACCGCCACCATCGATGCGGTCAGCGGCCTCGGCGACCCCGCGGCCTTCCGCGAGACCACCGCCGAGCGGATGCTGCTGCACGTCCTCCAGGGCCACTGCAACAGCCCGATCGCCGGCCTGGCGACCACCGATCGGTGCGGCGAACTGTCGCTGCGCGCCTGTGTGTTCACCCCGGACGGCAAGACGGTCCTCAACGCCCATGAATGGGCCGGACCGCTCACCCCCGAGACGCTCGGCACGTCGGTGGCGGTGGCCCTGCTGCGGCAGGGGGCCCGGGAGCTGATCGACGGGATCGCGCACTGA
- the tdh gene encoding L-threonine 3-dehydrogenase produces MKALVKQKAEPGLWLTEVPEPAVGAGDVLIKVLRTGICGTDLHIRSWDGWAQRSISAPLTLGHEFVGEVVETGRDVADITPGDLVSGEGHLVCGSCRNCLAGRRHLCRATVGLGVGRDGAFAEYVALPAANVWVHRHPVDLDIAAVFDPFGNAVHTALSFPLVGEDVLITGAGPIGIMAAAVARHAGARNVVITDVSEPRLELARKVGASLALNVAKTSIADGQRALGLREGFDIGLEMSGRPEALRDMIDNMTHGGKIAVLGLPAQEFAVDWSRIVTSMITIKGIYGREMFETWYAMSVLLEGGLDLSPVITGRYPYQDFDAAFDEAAGGRGGKVILDWTA; encoded by the coding sequence GTGAAGGCACTGGTCAAGCAGAAGGCGGAGCCCGGACTGTGGCTCACGGAGGTGCCCGAGCCGGCCGTCGGCGCGGGCGATGTCCTGATCAAGGTGCTGCGCACCGGCATCTGCGGAACGGATCTGCACATCCGTTCCTGGGACGGCTGGGCCCAGCGGTCCATCAGCGCCCCGCTGACCCTCGGCCATGAATTCGTCGGCGAGGTCGTCGAAACCGGCCGGGACGTCGCCGACATCACCCCCGGTGATCTGGTCAGCGGTGAGGGTCATCTCGTCTGCGGGAGCTGCCGCAACTGTCTGGCCGGACGGCGTCATCTGTGCCGCGCCACGGTCGGCCTCGGCGTCGGCCGCGACGGCGCCTTCGCCGAGTACGTGGCGCTGCCCGCGGCCAATGTGTGGGTGCACCGCCACCCCGTCGACCTCGACATCGCCGCCGTCTTCGACCCGTTCGGCAACGCCGTGCACACCGCGCTGTCCTTCCCGCTGGTCGGCGAGGACGTCCTGATCACCGGCGCCGGCCCGATCGGCATCATGGCCGCGGCCGTCGCCCGGCACGCCGGCGCCCGCAACGTCGTGATCACCGACGTCAGCGAGCCGCGCCTGGAGCTGGCGCGCAAGGTCGGCGCGAGCCTCGCGCTCAACGTCGCGAAAACCTCCATCGCCGACGGCCAGCGCGCGCTGGGCCTGCGCGAGGGCTTCGACATCGGCCTGGAGATGTCCGGCCGCCCCGAGGCGCTGCGCGACATGATCGACAACATGACCCACGGCGGCAAGATCGCCGTCCTGGGCCTGCCCGCCCAGGAATTCGCCGTCGACTGGTCCCGGATCGTCACCTCCATGATCACCATCAAGGGGATCTACGGCCGCGAGATGTTCGAGACCTGGTACGCGATGTCCGTCCTCCTCGAAGGCGGCCTCGATCTGTCCCCCGTGATCACCGGCCGCTACCCCTACCAGGACTTCGACGCCGCCTTCGACGAAGCGGCCGGCGGCCGCGGCGGCAAGGTCATCCTCGACTGGACAGCCTGA
- a CDS encoding chloride channel protein, which yields MAVGRSGPVGGTPATAPPDPAALLRSRGYLGLLLLAALLGLPICAAAFGFLALVHELEPLLYRDLPTALGFSATPVWWPLPLLAAGGLLVVLTIRHLPGNGGHEPADGFAFGGPPPLAVLPGIVLAALATLACGAVLGPEAPLIALGGGLAAGAVRLRRDVPELAVKVVGAAGSFAAVSTLFGSPLLGAFLLMETSGQGGALLGAVLVPGLLASGIGALIFTGLGDWTGLGTYSLTLHHVPEAAAPTLPEFGWALAIGVLAALAGCGVRRLSLVLKGRVIRHRLPATLAMALAVAALAIAFAEATGEPATELLYSGQSALGSLFDHIAGFSAGALVLLVVCKGLAYCASLSCFRGGPIFPAMFLGAVGGVALAHLPGLQITAASAMGIGAMTVAVLRLPLTSVLMAALLLGRPGLTVLPLVIVAVVVAYVLTARLTPAAGPGEGREKGSPGRA from the coding sequence ATGGCGGTCGGGCGGTCGGGACCGGTCGGCGGGACGCCGGCCACGGCGCCACCGGACCCGGCCGCGCTGCTGCGCAGCCGCGGCTATCTGGGGCTCCTGCTGCTGGCCGCACTGCTGGGCCTGCCCATCTGTGCCGCGGCCTTCGGCTTCCTCGCCCTGGTCCATGAGCTGGAACCGCTGCTCTACCGCGATCTGCCGACGGCGCTCGGCTTCTCCGCCACCCCCGTCTGGTGGCCGCTGCCCCTGCTCGCGGCCGGCGGACTGCTGGTGGTGCTGACCATCCGTCATCTCCCGGGCAACGGCGGCCATGAACCCGCCGACGGATTCGCGTTCGGCGGCCCGCCGCCCCTCGCCGTGCTCCCCGGGATCGTGCTGGCGGCGCTGGCCACCCTCGCCTGCGGTGCGGTGCTCGGCCCGGAGGCGCCGCTGATCGCCCTCGGCGGCGGGCTGGCGGCCGGTGCCGTACGGCTGCGGCGGGACGTACCGGAGCTGGCCGTCAAGGTGGTGGGCGCCGCCGGCAGCTTCGCGGCGGTCAGCACCCTGTTCGGCTCGCCGCTCCTGGGCGCGTTCTTGCTGATGGAGACCTCGGGGCAGGGCGGGGCGCTGCTCGGTGCGGTGCTGGTGCCCGGTCTGCTCGCTTCCGGGATCGGCGCGCTCATCTTCACCGGCCTGGGCGACTGGACCGGCCTCGGCACGTACTCCCTGACCCTGCACCACGTCCCCGAGGCGGCCGCCCCGACGCTCCCGGAATTCGGCTGGGCCCTGGCCATCGGGGTGCTCGCCGCCCTCGCCGGATGCGGCGTACGGCGCCTCTCGCTCGTCCTCAAGGGCCGCGTCATCCGCCACCGGCTCCCGGCCACCTTGGCGATGGCCCTCGCGGTCGCCGCGCTGGCGATCGCCTTCGCCGAGGCCACCGGCGAACCCGCCACCGAACTGCTGTATTCGGGCCAGTCCGCGCTGGGCTCGCTGTTCGACCACATCGCCGGCTTCTCGGCGGGCGCGCTGGTGCTGCTGGTCGTGTGCAAAGGGCTCGCCTACTGCGCATCGCTGAGCTGTTTCCGCGGCGGCCCCATCTTCCCGGCGATGTTCCTGGGCGCCGTCGGCGGCGTGGCCCTCGCCCACCTCCCCGGTCTCCAGATCACCGCCGCCTCCGCCATGGGCATCGGCGCCATGACGGTCGCCGTGCTCCGCCTGCCGCTGACCTCCGTGCTGATGGCCGCCCTGCTGCTGGGCCGCCCGGGCCTGACCGTCCTGCCGCTGGTGATCGTGGCGGTGGTGGTCGCGTATGTGCTGACGGCCCGGCTGACCCCCGCGGCGGGCCCCGGCGAAGGGCGGGAAAAAGGGTCCCCGGGCCGGGCCTGA
- a CDS encoding VOC family protein, which produces MSPLKPVVPRRGAPCWVSLLARDLKTAQEFYSAVLGWTFRPASLGDEFSVAMSDGEPVAGIGALAQNFQVAVAWTSYFAVADADDTAARIRERGATVAVGPLKLGPGRAALAADRDGATFGFWEGKTLSWSVGHGRAPACLELRTRDAFEAAIFYAEVFDWATPDGCDVTYEHEQVIVSDGTHTVATLRGGAVEAAPDPRVRPRWHVYFPVRDIEAVTAAAVAAGGTVTPITQSPEGTGVQSVIRDPDGGLFTVSAP; this is translated from the coding sequence ATGTCCCCCCTGAAGCCCGTCGTCCCCCGCCGCGGCGCGCCGTGCTGGGTCAGCCTGCTGGCCCGCGACCTGAAGACGGCGCAGGAGTTCTACTCCGCGGTGCTCGGCTGGACCTTCCGGCCGGCCAGTCTGGGCGACGAGTTCTCGGTCGCGATGTCCGACGGGGAGCCGGTCGCCGGGATCGGCGCGCTGGCCCAGAACTTCCAGGTCGCGGTGGCCTGGACCTCGTACTTCGCGGTGGCCGACGCCGACGACACCGCGGCCCGTATCCGCGAGCGCGGCGCGACCGTCGCCGTCGGTCCGCTCAAACTCGGCCCCGGCCGCGCCGCCCTGGCCGCCGACCGCGACGGCGCCACCTTCGGCTTCTGGGAGGGCAAGACCCTGTCCTGGTCGGTCGGCCACGGCCGCGCACCGGCCTGCCTGGAACTGCGTACCCGCGACGCCTTCGAGGCCGCCATTTTCTACGCGGAGGTCTTCGACTGGGCCACCCCGGACGGCTGCGACGTCACCTACGAGCACGAGCAGGTGATCGTCAGCGACGGCACCCACACCGTCGCCACCCTGCGCGGCGGCGCCGTCGAGGCCGCCCCGGACCCGCGGGTGCGCCCCCGGTGGCACGTCTACTTCCCGGTGCGCGACATCGAGGCGGTCACCGCCGCCGCGGTCGCCGCGGGCGGCACCGTCACCCCCATCACCCAGAGCCCCGAGGGCACCGGAGTCCAGTCCGTCATACGCGACCCCGACGGCGGTCTGTTCACCGTCTCGGCGCCCTGA
- a CDS encoding lanthionine synthetase LanC family protein: protein MTHWQAENALAALGDRASLSGFGTTTGPLWTRVRPHEAAPLPDDGWKFHISSRAATLPELADRLLPVLLRERCHFKIARSDEVLTRLNSGRRYPAAIGKAVTVYPEQSRVRELGLLLAELLRGHVGPRVLSDRRVDDRAPVYYRYGPFRSRWSSGAQGLPVLRIHGPGGEGFDAAATLAYRQPSWVADPFVTGDDSRPVREAEPELLGGRFRVVEGVFQAAHGNVYRALDVRSYRPGAPALIVKQARAYVGESAGGIDVRARLRNERRILETCDSVPGIPRFLDHFSHGDDEFLVTTDAGGTHLLKLIESDGAMLPPPASDPTGTAARAFARLAAALGDTLHALHQRGVIMRDLTPRNIVLRDGRPTIIDFGISALDGFHLPGGTPGFAPPEQLADEGPPRVEDDHYALGMVLAHAATGVLPLPGAAPAALARTRMRQTLAAVHGDGRPGFAALIADLTCGDRATAGRAADRLRNGSWLTEAPGRARAVPVLPEVGTEVCVRLEERTLGLLVDRVGEYQFGGEPGDFAAVDAAVYSGGAGIGLELLHHRGRPGVDELLERLAAHSVTALHRVAPAPGLFSGRTGTEIFLAAARAAGVAIPHEVPPASGDRAGDEELDVISGRAGVGLGALLLGDLETAHDQARRLVAQPGLSVLPPLGASIAQNPDFGYAHGFAGAVDCLIAVAAHTDDPQLHGAARRRARALAERVLRLVAGCQVASASPMTASWCRGLAGAARVLLHAHLRYGEAAFLTSAQAAASACAAFLPRMSRPGQCCGIAGVGSMLVDMARATGQERFQEAARTAARQLLIRSYGPDDAPLFVHPDFQQLPYSWSQGYAGVLAFLRRLNWPETPEPLPWPADLLSAAPMPRRTSRAADAAAADG, encoded by the coding sequence GTGACGCATTGGCAGGCGGAGAACGCGCTTGCGGCCCTGGGTGACAGGGCATCGCTCTCGGGGTTCGGCACGACCACCGGCCCGTTATGGACGCGCGTTCGCCCGCACGAGGCGGCCCCGCTTCCCGACGACGGCTGGAAATTCCATATCTCCTCCCGGGCGGCCACGCTCCCAGAACTGGCGGACCGCCTGCTTCCGGTTCTTCTGCGGGAGCGCTGTCACTTCAAAATCGCCCGCTCCGACGAAGTCCTGACCCGACTCAACTCCGGCCGCCGGTACCCGGCCGCCATCGGCAAGGCCGTCACCGTCTATCCCGAGCAGTCCCGCGTCCGCGAACTGGGACTGCTGCTCGCGGAATTGCTCCGGGGACACGTCGGCCCCCGCGTACTGAGCGACCGCAGGGTGGACGACCGGGCGCCGGTGTACTACCGGTACGGCCCCTTCCGTTCCCGCTGGTCGTCCGGGGCCCAGGGCCTGCCCGTCCTGCGGATCCACGGCCCCGGCGGCGAGGGCTTCGACGCGGCGGCCACCCTCGCCTACCGGCAGCCCTCCTGGGTGGCCGATCCGTTCGTCACGGGCGACGACTCCCGGCCGGTGCGCGAGGCCGAGCCGGAGCTGCTCGGTGGCCGGTTCCGCGTCGTCGAGGGCGTCTTCCAGGCGGCGCACGGGAACGTCTACCGCGCCCTGGACGTCCGCTCCTACCGGCCCGGTGCGCCGGCGCTGATCGTCAAGCAGGCCCGCGCATACGTCGGCGAGTCCGCCGGGGGAATCGACGTCCGGGCGCGGCTGCGCAACGAACGGCGGATCCTGGAGACCTGCGACTCGGTGCCCGGTATCCCGCGCTTCCTCGATCATTTCTCGCACGGCGACGACGAGTTCCTGGTGACCACCGATGCGGGCGGCACCCATCTGCTCAAACTGATCGAGAGCGACGGCGCCATGCTCCCGCCGCCCGCGAGCGACCCGACCGGGACCGCCGCGCGCGCCTTCGCCCGGCTGGCCGCCGCCCTCGGCGACACGCTGCACGCCCTGCACCAGCGCGGAGTGATCATGCGCGACCTGACCCCGCGCAACATCGTGCTGCGGGACGGCCGCCCCACCATCATCGACTTCGGCATCTCGGCGCTGGACGGCTTCCATCTGCCCGGCGGCACCCCCGGATTCGCTCCCCCCGAACAGCTGGCGGACGAGGGCCCGCCGCGCGTCGAGGACGACCATTACGCGCTGGGCATGGTGCTCGCCCATGCCGCCACCGGGGTGCTGCCGCTGCCCGGCGCGGCCCCCGCCGCGCTCGCCCGTACCCGGATGCGGCAGACCCTGGCCGCGGTCCACGGCGACGGCCGGCCCGGCTTCGCGGCGCTGATCGCGGATCTGACCTGCGGCGACCGCGCCACGGCCGGGCGGGCGGCCGACCGGCTGCGCAACGGCTCCTGGCTGACCGAGGCGCCCGGCCGCGCCCGCGCCGTGCCGGTCCTCCCGGAGGTGGGGACGGAGGTCTGCGTCCGGCTTGAGGAACGGACCCTCGGGCTGCTCGTGGACCGGGTCGGGGAGTACCAGTTCGGCGGCGAGCCCGGCGATTTCGCCGCCGTGGACGCGGCGGTGTACTCCGGCGGCGCGGGGATCGGCCTGGAGCTGCTGCACCACCGCGGCCGGCCGGGGGTGGACGAGCTGCTGGAGCGGCTCGCGGCGCACTCCGTGACGGCCCTGCACAGGGTGGCCCCGGCGCCGGGGCTGTTCTCGGGGCGCACCGGCACCGAGATCTTCCTCGCCGCGGCGCGGGCGGCCGGGGTCGCCATACCGCACGAGGTGCCGCCGGCGTCCGGCGACCGCGCCGGGGACGAGGAACTCGATGTGATCAGCGGCCGCGCCGGTGTGGGCCTGGGCGCGCTCCTGCTGGGGGATCTCGAAACGGCGCACGACCAGGCGCGGCGGCTGGTGGCGCAGCCGGGCCTGAGCGTGCTGCCGCCGCTCGGCGCCTCGATCGCACAGAACCCGGATTTCGGCTACGCCCATGGCTTCGCGGGCGCGGTCGACTGCCTGATCGCGGTCGCCGCGCACACCGACGATCCGCAACTCCACGGTGCGGCGCGGCGCCGCGCCCGTGCCCTGGCCGAACGCGTCCTGCGGCTGGTCGCGGGGTGCCAGGTCGCCTCGGCCTCCCCCATGACCGCCTCGTGGTGCCGCGGACTGGCCGGCGCCGCACGGGTCCTGCTCCATGCCCATCTGCGCTACGGCGAGGCCGCGTTCCTGACCTCGGCGCAGGCGGCCGCCTCCGCCTGCGCCGCCTTCCTGCCCCGGATGAGCAGACCGGGCCAGTGCTGCGGTATCGCCGGGGTCGGCAGCATGCTCGTGGACATGGCCCGGGCCACCGGTCAGGAGCGGTTCCAGGAGGCGGCCCGGACTGCCGCCCGTCAGCTGCTGATCCGCAGTTACGGCCCGGACGACGCCCCCCTGTTCGTCCACCCCGACTTCCAGCAGCTGCCCTACTCCTGGTCCCAGGGGTACGCCGGCGTCCTGGCCTTCCTGCGCCGCCTGAACTGGCCGGAGACCCCGGAGCCGCTGCCGTGGCCCGCGGACCTGCTCAGCGCCGCGCCCATGCCTCGGCGAACATCTCGTGCAGCGGACGCGGCGGCAGCAGACGGGTGA